In one window of Desulforhabdus amnigena DNA:
- a CDS encoding DUF58 domain-containing protein, producing MIPRELAQKIRYLQIYTSKAVNDVLAGQYESVFKGRGMEFEEVREYTPGDDIRAIDWNVTARTGKPFIKHFREERELTVIFLVDLSASGNFGSTRQLKNEVAAEICALLAFAAIKNNDKVGLIVFTDQVEMFIPPNKGTRHVLRVIREILSFKPKRGRTDIAQVLDYLGRVLTKRAVVFLISDFQAKGFERSLRVIGRRHDVIAVTVSDPREVQLPDVGLIELEDAETGETVLLDTGSSHVRKEYERLNEEGLSRLHELFRSTRIDEIRIQTGKKYTLDLVRFFKNRERRK from the coding sequence ATGATTCCCAGAGAACTCGCACAGAAAATCCGCTATCTGCAAATTTACACCAGCAAGGCCGTCAATGATGTCCTGGCCGGTCAGTACGAAAGCGTCTTCAAAGGCCGGGGGATGGAATTTGAAGAGGTGCGCGAATATACGCCCGGGGACGACATCCGCGCCATCGACTGGAATGTGACCGCACGCACAGGAAAGCCCTTCATCAAACACTTTCGCGAAGAGCGGGAACTGACGGTGATTTTCCTCGTAGATCTGAGCGCATCGGGGAACTTCGGAAGCACCCGGCAGCTCAAGAACGAAGTGGCCGCAGAAATTTGCGCCCTGCTCGCTTTTGCCGCCATCAAGAACAACGACAAGGTCGGGCTGATCGTTTTCACCGACCAGGTGGAAATGTTCATCCCTCCCAACAAGGGGACGCGCCATGTGTTGCGAGTCATCCGGGAAATCCTTTCTTTCAAACCCAAACGCGGCAGGACGGATATCGCTCAAGTCTTGGACTACCTGGGACGTGTGCTCACCAAGCGGGCCGTGGTGTTTCTCATCAGCGATTTTCAGGCGAAGGGGTTCGAGCGTTCCCTGCGGGTGATCGGACGCCGCCATGACGTGATCGCAGTCACCGTCAGCGATCCCAGGGAAGTGCAGCTCCCCGATGTGGGGCTGATCGAACTGGAAGACGCCGAAACGGGTGAAACGGTGCTCCTGGACACCGGAAGTTCTCATGTCAGAAAAGAGTACGAGCGCCTCAACGAGGAAGGGCTCTCCAGGCTGCACGAGCTTTTTCGTTCTACTCGAATCGATGAAATTCGCATCCAGACAGGTAAAAAGTATACACTCGATCTGGTGCGGTTTTTCAAGAATCGAGAGAGAAGAAAATAG